The Trinickia acidisoli genome includes a window with the following:
- a CDS encoding Crp/Fnr family transcriptional regulator: MNQQRSSWTRTAAPGEVIYSEGFAGEAVLYVITEGKVELSTRCDDKKVVIATLAKGEFFGEAVLLQAEPRAHTAKALSFCQLTVVHVSMVEEELERASPLLRHIVRTTIRRSRKKDDLLATYTHADFLPGVVSYAHVLALMAGSEAADSMDGRMRRGQPDEVSVPLPEVIKKCRAIAGHSRPHVMTMLGRMEKLNLVSLGTGRAEHLSGNSRYAGQDAASNRQVVTFDPFRITERAQQVADQDLDIAINSELELIELADLEALIGVERKMLLNKLSHDEIADDVFAFRKTKVLHYVEEKGVSYFSKRARGGEFKSLEDIGFVDHRTLFDAVSTTDTYDLAKLAASSGDQAVVDKLFSVMTEARKKEVSWVMRRDLKIDQAEVDDIEQRFVDTIRSIKAASGQAPAPMSREA, translated from the coding sequence TTGAACCAGCAACGATCGTCTTGGACGCGTACGGCCGCGCCCGGAGAAGTGATCTATTCCGAAGGTTTCGCCGGGGAGGCCGTCCTCTACGTCATCACCGAGGGCAAGGTCGAACTCTCGACACGCTGCGACGACAAGAAGGTCGTCATCGCCACGCTCGCCAAGGGCGAGTTCTTCGGCGAGGCCGTGCTGCTTCAGGCCGAACCGCGCGCGCATACGGCCAAGGCCCTCTCGTTTTGCCAGTTGACGGTCGTGCACGTGAGCATGGTGGAGGAGGAGCTCGAACGCGCGTCGCCACTGCTGCGCCATATCGTGCGCACGACGATCCGCCGCAGCCGCAAGAAGGACGATCTGCTCGCCACCTATACGCATGCCGATTTCCTGCCCGGCGTCGTGTCGTACGCGCACGTGCTCGCGCTGATGGCGGGCAGCGAGGCCGCCGACTCGATGGACGGACGCATGCGTCGCGGCCAGCCCGACGAGGTGTCGGTACCGCTGCCCGAAGTCATCAAGAAATGCCGCGCGATCGCGGGCCACTCGCGTCCGCACGTGATGACGATGCTCGGGCGTATGGAAAAGCTGAACCTGGTGTCGTTGGGTACCGGCCGGGCCGAGCATCTGAGCGGCAATTCGCGCTACGCGGGCCAAGACGCCGCATCGAACCGCCAAGTCGTCACGTTCGACCCCTTTCGTATTACCGAGCGTGCCCAGCAAGTGGCCGATCAGGATCTCGACATCGCGATCAACAGCGAGCTCGAGCTGATCGAGCTTGCCGATCTCGAAGCGCTGATCGGCGTCGAGCGCAAGATGCTGCTCAACAAGCTGTCGCACGACGAGATCGCCGACGACGTGTTCGCCTTCCGCAAGACGAAGGTGCTTCACTACGTGGAAGAGAAGGGCGTGAGCTACTTCTCGAAGCGCGCACGCGGTGGTGAATTCAAATCGCTCGAAGACATCGGTTTCGTCGACCATCGCACGCTGTTCGATGCCGTCAGCACGACCGATACCTACGATCTGGCGAAATTGGCGGCGTCGTCCGGCGACCAGGCCGTCGTCGACAAGCTGTTCTCCGTGATGACGGAAGCACGCAAGAAGGAAGTGTCGTGGGTCATGCGGCGCGATCTCAAGATCGACCAAGCCGAAGTGGACGACATCGAGCAGCGCTTCGTCGACACCATTCGCTCCATCAAAGCGGCCAGCGGCCAAGCGCCGGCGCCCATGAGCCGCGAAGCATGA
- a CDS encoding 2-oxoglutarate dehydrogenase codes for MSLIDMLRRLSPWIAFGLLAGAAHAATLQSVAPVQLPNRGSGVDGPYFPRTRAAAVIPSTGNDLAQQAQQRLDEHLGANTVLGNGAAITKAQAQANGLGYIAKHFDEIDTAHSGRVTMSDVRQYLQQRQRE; via the coding sequence ATGTCACTAATCGATATGCTGCGACGACTCTCTCCTTGGATCGCGTTCGGCCTGCTGGCCGGCGCTGCCCACGCCGCGACACTGCAGTCCGTGGCGCCTGTTCAATTGCCGAACCGCGGCAGCGGGGTGGACGGCCCGTACTTCCCGCGTACGCGCGCGGCCGCCGTGATACCGAGTACCGGCAACGACCTGGCGCAGCAGGCGCAACAGCGGCTCGACGAACACCTGGGGGCGAACACGGTGCTCGGCAATGGGGCAGCGATCACGAAGGCTCAGGCGCAAGCGAACGGGCTCGGCTATATCGCCAAGCACTTCGACGAAATCGATACGGCACATAGCGGGCGCGTCACGATGAGCGACGTCAGGCAGTACCTACAGCAGCGTCAGCGTGAGTAA
- a CDS encoding S10 family serine carboxypeptidase-like protein, which yields MKKRDRSGTPGLERRVRGGFWLSAIAAATLALTGCGGGDGGSSAATSANAQQVVAAQSALANQQPQSATDQPYTDPVAYSTNAGDSLDPTQVSEKAAVMHHTWTSGNQTINYTTTTGHLTASDLGGNAEATMSYVAYTAPSTNGKPRPVTFFYNGGPGSSSIWLRLGSFAPTRVSTPDPLMTNWPNFPLVNNVQSLIDTTDMVFIDPPGTGLSEAIAPNTNQTYWGSDPDVVVMRDFIRRYIAVNSRTNSPLYLYGESYGTPRTDMLALSLESAGVHLTGITLQSSILNYFADAIEAVAILSGNTIDMNALKLDTDTVSGYYPGYAEVSAYFNQLAVPGVQVDPALFAFQSELFSSTHYPAFKQYAQSWVLSQLGVPDFLGTPVFPSAPTLASWTWSSGLSMQSLTGYFNANPFNTSLLPGYTIGRYDGRVSLPDSDPRLQSDGDPSDILISQPFTTALATQMPTYLGYTAPNATYMPLNDNIIDVWDFSHEGQPLPDTIPDLLAAIELNPQLKVLSLNGYHDLATPFFNTEKQLARLQTVQGFNPNLQVTFYPGGHMIYLDDQARPKMKSDLRDFYADQPAPGALGLWMLPPPWRDESPAGTPTLAATQSTTQ from the coding sequence ATGAAGAAGCGAGATAGGAGTGGTACCCCAGGCCTCGAGCGCCGCGTACGCGGCGGGTTCTGGCTCAGTGCAATCGCCGCGGCGACGCTAGCGTTGACGGGCTGCGGCGGTGGCGACGGCGGCTCGTCGGCGGCGACGAGCGCGAACGCGCAGCAGGTGGTGGCCGCGCAATCGGCACTCGCCAATCAGCAGCCACAAAGCGCGACCGATCAACCTTACACAGACCCGGTCGCCTATTCGACGAACGCGGGCGACAGCCTCGACCCGACCCAGGTCAGCGAAAAGGCTGCCGTCATGCATCACACGTGGACGTCGGGCAACCAGACGATCAACTACACGACGACGACCGGGCACTTGACGGCATCCGATCTCGGCGGCAACGCCGAGGCGACCATGTCGTACGTCGCCTATACGGCGCCGAGCACGAACGGCAAGCCACGTCCCGTGACGTTCTTCTACAACGGCGGCCCCGGTTCGTCGTCGATCTGGCTGCGGCTCGGCTCGTTCGCGCCCACGCGCGTTTCCACGCCCGACCCTTTGATGACGAATTGGCCGAACTTCCCGCTCGTGAACAACGTGCAGAGCTTGATCGATACGACCGACATGGTCTTCATCGATCCGCCCGGCACCGGCCTCTCGGAAGCGATCGCGCCGAACACGAACCAGACGTACTGGGGCAGCGATCCCGACGTCGTCGTCATGCGTGATTTCATCCGGCGCTATATCGCGGTCAACAGCCGGACGAACTCGCCGCTCTATTTGTACGGCGAATCGTACGGCACGCCGCGCACGGACATGCTCGCGCTCTCGCTGGAATCGGCCGGCGTCCATCTGACGGGGATCACGCTGCAATCGTCGATCCTCAACTACTTCGCCGATGCGATCGAAGCCGTCGCCATTCTGAGCGGCAACACGATCGACATGAACGCGTTGAAGCTCGACACGGATACCGTGAGCGGCTACTACCCCGGCTACGCCGAGGTCTCGGCTTACTTCAATCAACTGGCGGTGCCGGGCGTCCAGGTCGATCCGGCGTTGTTCGCGTTCCAGTCGGAATTGTTCTCGTCCACCCACTATCCCGCTTTCAAGCAATACGCGCAGTCGTGGGTGCTGAGCCAGCTCGGCGTGCCCGACTTCCTCGGCACACCAGTGTTCCCGAGCGCGCCGACACTGGCTTCGTGGACGTGGTCATCGGGCTTGTCGATGCAATCGCTGACCGGCTACTTCAACGCCAACCCGTTCAATACCTCGCTGCTGCCGGGTTACACGATCGGCCGTTACGACGGGCGCGTGTCGTTGCCGGATTCCGATCCGCGTTTGCAAAGCGACGGCGATCCGTCGGACATCTTGATCTCGCAGCCGTTCACGACGGCGCTAGCGACACAGATGCCGACGTACCTCGGCTACACGGCACCGAATGCGACGTACATGCCGCTGAACGACAACATCATCGACGTATGGGACTTCTCGCACGAGGGGCAGCCTTTGCCCGATACGATCCCCGATCTGTTGGCGGCGATCGAGCTCAATCCGCAGTTGAAGGTGCTTTCGCTGAACGGCTACCACGATCTCGCCACGCCGTTCTTCAATACGGAGAAGCAACTCGCGCGTCTGCAAACGGTTCAGGGCTTCAATCCGAATCTTCAAGTGACGTTCTACCCCGGCGGCCACATGATCTATCTCGACGATCAGGCTCGCCCGAAGATGAAATCGGATTTGCGCGACTTCTATGCGGATCAGCCTGCACCGGGTGCGCTCGGCTTGTGGATGCTGCCGCCGCCGTGGCGCGACGAAAGCCCCGCGGGCACCCCGACGTTGGCGGCGACGCAGTCCACGACTCAGTAA
- the aqpZ gene encoding aquaporin Z, which translates to MKISIRSYGAEFVGTFWLVFGGCGSALVAANFHAPDGSSLGIGLLGVALAFGLTVLTMIYAIGPISGGHMNPAVTIGLTVAGRFPARHIAPYVVAQVIGAIAAVFILSLILAGKAGFDPATSRFAANGFGPFSPGGYSAQAAFICEAVMTAFFVFVILGATDKRAPAGFAPIAIGLCLTLIHLVSIPVTNTSVNPARSTGPALFAGQTAIDQLWLFWAAPIVGAVLAGVIYPLIAGRDDATQREREVILESEKLAARGD; encoded by the coding sequence ATGAAGATATCGATTCGAAGCTACGGCGCCGAGTTCGTGGGCACGTTCTGGCTCGTCTTCGGCGGTTGCGGCAGCGCGCTCGTCGCGGCCAATTTCCACGCACCCGACGGCAGCAGCCTCGGCATCGGCTTGCTCGGCGTGGCGCTCGCGTTCGGCCTCACCGTCTTGACGATGATCTACGCCATCGGTCCCATCTCGGGCGGACATATGAATCCGGCCGTCACGATCGGGCTGACCGTTGCGGGCCGATTCCCGGCACGACACATCGCGCCCTACGTCGTTGCACAAGTGATCGGCGCCATCGCCGCTGTCTTCATCTTGTCGCTCATCCTCGCCGGCAAGGCTGGGTTCGATCCCGCGACGAGCCGGTTCGCGGCGAACGGGTTCGGCCCATTCTCGCCCGGCGGTTATTCGGCGCAAGCGGCATTCATTTGCGAAGCGGTCATGACGGCATTCTTCGTGTTCGTCATCTTGGGCGCCACCGACAAACGCGCACCGGCCGGCTTCGCGCCGATCGCCATCGGCCTGTGCCTCACGTTGATCCATCTCGTGTCGATTCCGGTCACGAACACGTCGGTCAATCCCGCCCGCTCGACGGGCCCCGCGCTCTTCGCCGGCCAAACGGCGATCGATCAATTGTGGCTCTTTTGGGCGGCACCGATCGTGGGCGCCGTCCTCGCCGGCGTGATCTACCCGCTCATCGCGGGCCGCGACGATGCCACGCAGCGAGAGCGAGAGGTCATCCTCGAAAGCGAAAAGCTCGCCGCGCGCGGCGATTGA
- the ilvA gene encoding threonine ammonia-lyase, biosynthetic: MTDDTADDTQHRDDQADYLQKILTARVYDVARQTDLQRAPQLSARLRNDVYFKREDQQSVFSFKLRGAYNKMAHLSPEALARGVVTASAGNHAQGVALAAAKLGVRAVIVVPQTAPRVKVDAVRAHGGPTVEVVLVGESYSEAYAHARHLQHRHDLTFIPAFDDPYVIAGQGTVAMEILRQHQGPIHAICVPIGGGSLAAGIATYAKAVRPEIRIVGVQTEDSCAMAQSLAAGTRVELDEVGLFSDGTAVKLVGEETFRLCNAYVDEVITVDTDALCAAIKDVFQDTRSLLEPAGALAVAGAKRYAARTGIAGETLIAVTSGANMNFDRMRFVAERADVGEAREALFAVTLPERHGSFKRFCALVGERSVTEFNYRIADADRAHLFVGVQIAHRGESAQLANAFEAGGFATVDLTGDELAKQHVRYMVGGRTPLAQHERLFRFAFPERPGALMKFLLAMAPNWNISLFHYRNQGADYSSILVGMQAPPKEHDAFDRFLSSLGYPHREETDNRAYRMFLS; the protein is encoded by the coding sequence ATGACGGACGACACCGCGGACGACACCCAGCACCGAGACGACCAAGCCGACTACCTTCAAAAGATCTTGACCGCGCGCGTGTACGACGTCGCGCGGCAAACCGATTTGCAGCGCGCGCCGCAGCTATCGGCCCGGCTGCGCAACGATGTCTACTTCAAGCGCGAGGATCAGCAAAGCGTCTTCTCGTTCAAGCTGCGCGGCGCCTACAACAAAATGGCGCATCTCTCGCCCGAGGCGCTCGCGCGCGGCGTCGTCACGGCTTCGGCCGGCAATCACGCGCAAGGGGTCGCCCTCGCCGCGGCCAAGCTCGGCGTGCGCGCCGTCATCGTGGTCCCGCAAACGGCCCCGCGCGTGAAAGTCGACGCCGTGCGCGCCCACGGCGGCCCCACCGTCGAAGTCGTGCTCGTGGGCGAGTCGTACAGCGAAGCCTACGCGCACGCGCGGCACCTGCAGCACCGGCACGATCTCACGTTTATCCCCGCGTTCGACGATCCCTACGTGATCGCGGGCCAAGGCACCGTCGCGATGGAAATCCTACGGCAACATCAAGGGCCGATCCACGCGATCTGCGTGCCGATCGGCGGCGGCAGCCTCGCGGCGGGCATCGCCACCTATGCGAAGGCCGTGCGGCCGGAGATCCGCATCGTCGGCGTGCAAACCGAAGACTCGTGCGCGATGGCGCAATCGCTTGCGGCCGGCACTCGCGTCGAACTCGACGAAGTGGGACTGTTCTCGGACGGCACAGCCGTCAAGCTCGTCGGCGAGGAAACGTTTCGCCTGTGCAACGCTTATGTCGATGAAGTGATCACCGTCGATACCGATGCGCTCTGCGCGGCGATCAAGGACGTCTTTCAGGACACGCGCAGCCTGCTCGAGCCGGCCGGCGCCCTGGCCGTCGCCGGCGCCAAGCGCTATGCCGCTCGTACGGGCATTGCCGGCGAGACGCTCATCGCCGTCACCTCGGGCGCCAACATGAATTTCGATCGGATGCGTTTCGTCGCCGAACGCGCCGACGTCGGCGAAGCACGCGAAGCGCTGTTCGCGGTCACGCTGCCCGAGCGGCACGGCAGCTTCAAGCGCTTTTGCGCGCTCGTCGGCGAGCGCAGCGTCACCGAGTTCAACTACCGCATCGCCGATGCCGACCGTGCGCACCTGTTCGTCGGCGTGCAAATCGCGCATCGCGGCGAGTCGGCACAACTCGCGAATGCGTTCGAAGCGGGTGGATTCGCCACGGTCGACCTGACCGGCGACGAACTCGCCAAGCAGCACGTGCGCTATATGGTGGGTGGCCGCACGCCGCTCGCGCAGCACGAGCGGCTGTTTCGCTTCGCATTTCCCGAGCGCCCCGGCGCACTGATGAAGTTCCTATTGGCAATGGCGCCGAACTGGAACATCAGCCTCTTTCACTATCGCAACCAAGGCGCCGATTACAGTTCGATTCTCGTCGGCATGCAAGCGCCGCCCAAGGAGCACGATGCGTTCGACCGCTTTCTCTCGTCGCTCGGCTATCCGCACCGCGAGGAAACGGACAACCGCGCTTATCGCATGTTTCTGTCGTAA
- a CDS encoding LysR family transcriptional regulator, translating to MKKNLTTKPEPLGGLSAFRAVAEAGSFRSASDVLGISASAVSQSVHALEARLGVALFNRTSRTVSLSEAGRFLLEHVDPSLARIEAAMQRLREGDGEPSGLLRINLSRLANTLFVKPRLGEFLERYPRVDLDLYTDDTLADIVGGGFDAGIRPGHHLAQDMIALPLDRGQRRAVVATPSYLKRHGVPHTLADLAQHDCIRFRLPGTGRLYPWQFTERGKALQIDVTGRLVFVDDDLCRDAVRAGFGLAQQFEAAIAEDLAARRLVPVLETHAAPLIGFYIYFPKRDYLPLKLRAFIDFLREPLIASTGDGRVRAKTAKTASTHARTPARTR from the coding sequence ATGAAGAAAAACTTAACGACGAAGCCCGAGCCGCTCGGCGGGCTGAGCGCATTTCGCGCGGTTGCCGAAGCCGGCAGCTTTCGCAGTGCCTCGGACGTGCTCGGCATCAGTGCGTCTGCCGTTTCGCAGAGCGTGCACGCACTCGAGGCGCGGCTCGGCGTTGCGCTGTTCAATCGAACGAGCCGCACCGTGTCGCTCAGCGAAGCGGGGCGCTTTTTGCTCGAACACGTGGACCCCTCGCTCGCGCGTATCGAAGCGGCCATGCAGCGGTTACGCGAGGGCGACGGCGAACCCTCAGGACTCCTAAGGATCAATTTGTCCCGACTCGCGAATACGCTGTTCGTGAAACCGCGCCTCGGCGAATTCCTCGAGCGCTATCCGCGCGTCGACCTCGATCTGTACACCGACGACACGTTGGCCGACATCGTGGGAGGTGGCTTCGACGCGGGCATTCGGCCCGGCCATCACCTCGCACAAGACATGATCGCGCTGCCGCTCGATCGTGGGCAACGGCGCGCGGTGGTGGCGACGCCGTCATACCTTAAGCGGCACGGGGTGCCGCACACGCTCGCCGATCTCGCACAGCACGATTGCATTCGATTTCGGCTACCGGGCACGGGACGCCTATATCCGTGGCAATTCACCGAGCGCGGCAAGGCGTTGCAAATCGACGTGACGGGCCGGCTCGTTTTTGTCGACGACGACCTATGCCGTGACGCGGTGCGAGCGGGGTTCGGGCTGGCGCAGCAATTCGAGGCGGCCATTGCCGAGGATCTGGCCGCGCGCCGGCTCGTCCCGGTGTTGGAAACGCACGCCGCGCCGCTCATCGGTTTCTACATCTATTTCCCCAAACGCGACTACTTGCCGCTCAAGCTGCGCGCGTTCATCGATTTCCTGCGCGAACCGCTCATCGCCTCCACGGGCGACGGGCGGGTGCGCGCGAAGACGGCGAAGACGGCCAGCACGCACGCCCGCACGCCCGCACGCACCCGATAG
- a CDS encoding serine hydrolase domain-containing protein, protein MSSVFTPIRPTAAHVDRAPAFDRRAMVARLDHAIDRALGEHRIVGGVVLVAHRGELVYARAAGLADREAGVAMQIDSRFRLSSVTKPIVALATLALAERGVLSLDDAVTRWLPAFAPRLEDGSPARITLHHLLTHTAGLGYGFQTAPDAPDGLYHRLGISDGLDLVDFDLDENLRRIAQAPLGFTPGSAHRYSVAYDVLGAVIEHATGQSLPDAIEALVTGPLGMRGTAFHVPPGTPLVVPYVDAMPQPERMNGDTTAQLPPEIGHCVKFSPARAFSAQAFASGGAGMIGSAPDILTLFEAIRTGGAPIVARATVARMTRAHVGGQAQTLGPGWGFGYGWAVLDDAALAGGAQSAGTIQWGGVYGHAWFVDPTAELTVVALTNGAFEGMRGPFTTDVRDAVYGA, encoded by the coding sequence ATGTCATCCGTCTTCACCCCCATCCGCCCTACTGCCGCTCACGTCGACCGCGCACCCGCCTTCGATCGCCGCGCCATGGTTGCGCGGCTCGACCATGCGATCGACCGTGCGCTCGGCGAGCACCGCATCGTGGGCGGCGTGGTGCTCGTCGCTCACCGCGGCGAGCTCGTTTATGCGCGCGCGGCGGGCCTTGCCGATCGCGAGGCCGGCGTGGCGATGCAAATCGATAGCCGCTTCCGGCTTTCGTCGGTGACGAAACCCATCGTTGCGCTCGCGACGCTCGCGCTCGCCGAGCGCGGCGTGCTCTCGCTCGACGACGCGGTCACGCGATGGCTGCCGGCCTTCGCGCCCCGCCTGGAGGACGGCTCGCCGGCACGCATCACGCTTCACCATTTGCTGACGCATACGGCCGGACTCGGCTACGGCTTTCAAACGGCCCCCGACGCACCCGACGGTCTCTACCACCGGCTCGGCATTTCGGACGGGCTCGATCTCGTCGATTTCGACCTCGACGAGAACCTGCGCCGCATCGCGCAAGCGCCGCTGGGGTTCACGCCGGGGAGTGCGCATCGATACTCGGTCGCCTACGACGTACTCGGCGCCGTGATCGAACACGCAACCGGACAGTCGCTGCCCGACGCCATCGAAGCGCTCGTCACGGGGCCGCTCGGCATGCGCGGCACGGCGTTTCACGTGCCGCCCGGCACACCGCTCGTCGTCCCGTACGTCGACGCCATGCCGCAGCCCGAGCGCATGAACGGCGACACCACCGCGCAACTGCCGCCGGAGATCGGACACTGCGTGAAGTTCTCGCCGGCGCGCGCGTTCTCGGCCCAGGCATTCGCTTCGGGCGGCGCCGGCATGATCGGCAGCGCCCCCGACATCTTGACGCTCTTCGAAGCGATTCGGACCGGCGGCGCACCGATCGTCGCGCGCGCGACGGTCGCGCGAATGACGCGTGCTCACGTCGGCGGACAGGCGCAAACGCTGGGTCCCGGCTGGGGTTTCGGCTACGGTTGGGCCGTGCTCGACGACGCAGCGCTGGCAGGCGGCGCGCAAAGCGCGGGGACGATCCAGTGGGGCGGCGTGTACGGACACGCGTGGTTCGTCGATCCGACGGCCGAACTGACCGTCGTCGCACTGACGAATGGCGCCTTCGAAGGCATGCGCGGACCGTTCACGACCGACGTGCGCGATGCGGTCTACGGCGCGTAG